A stretch of Lysinibacillus agricola DNA encodes these proteins:
- a CDS encoding GNAT family N-acetyltransferase, which produces MSDMLPKLFFDHFTQTSFVAEKDGKLVGFLIGFLSQTHSNEAYIHFVGVHPEYRKHNIGKHLYNMFFNVVKQNNRSIVRCVTSPVNKGSIAYHTKMGFEIEDGDRIVEDLSINTDFDGPNQDRVLFVKKLN; this is translated from the coding sequence ATGTCTGATATGCTACCAAAATTATTCTTCGACCATTTTACACAAACAAGTTTCGTTGCGGAAAAGGACGGTAAACTTGTGGGGTTTCTAATAGGATTCCTTTCTCAAACTCATTCAAATGAAGCGTATATTCATTTCGTCGGAGTTCATCCTGAATACAGAAAGCATAATATTGGAAAACATTTATACAATATGTTTTTTAATGTGGTAAAGCAAAATAATCGAAGTATTGTTCGTTGTGTAACGTCACCTGTCAATAAAGGTTCGATTGCCTATCATACCAAAATGGGGTTTGAAATTGAAGATGGAGATAGAATTGTTGAGGATCTATCCATAAATACAGACTTTGACGGACCAAATCAAGACAGAGTTTTATTTGTAAAAAAATTAAATTGA
- a CDS encoding metal-dependent hydrolase gives MLLLFMHVLTHALVGAVIVFLLKDARNLSIPKKIILSVIGGFAGILPDTLGVRTSTPWSHSILFAPIFVLPVALITKKIFREIIWWKIWIILTSATIVGHIIVDFLTHEVSLIYPLSQKQYAYVIFEAGDPWVWFPLMITLIIVIFSSKHSMKSIIIVLLLVGSYMGIRSYSKSELTSKLEEYYGEKNAIILVSPPGENLMNIKNPLEYLKWSYDLYSEQRIIRGFSPLLGDSLENHTNLYYPEPKPVEVSINGPYRSGEDPSFNVIREVRKSGNYYLVCIEENHNDPRIFRQEIDGRWIEVQGTEKLRVLDYS, from the coding sequence ATGTTACTTTTATTTATGCATGTTCTTACCCATGCCCTTGTTGGAGCTGTTATTGTATTTCTTCTAAAAGATGCAAGAAATCTTTCGATACCTAAAAAAATAATTTTATCTGTTATTGGTGGTTTTGCAGGTATATTACCTGATACTTTAGGTGTTAGAACTTCTACTCCTTGGTCTCATTCCATACTATTTGCTCCCATTTTTGTTTTACCTGTTGCTTTGATTACCAAAAAAATATTTCGAGAAATCATATGGTGGAAAATTTGGATTATACTCACTTCAGCAACAATTGTCGGACATATTATCGTAGACTTTTTAACCCATGAAGTTTCGTTAATATACCCTTTATCCCAAAAGCAATATGCTTATGTAATATTTGAGGCTGGAGATCCTTGGGTTTGGTTCCCTTTAATGATTACGCTAATAATTGTTATTTTTAGTTCTAAACATAGCATGAAGAGTATTATAATAGTACTTTTACTAGTAGGATCATATATGGGTATTAGAAGTTACTCTAAATCCGAATTGACATCTAAGTTAGAAGAATATTATGGAGAAAAAAACGCAATTATTCTTGTGAGCCCCCCTGGAGAAAATCTGATGAATATAAAAAATCCTTTAGAGTATCTTAAATGGTCTTATGATTTGTATTCTGAACAACGAATAATACGAGGCTTTAGTCCGTTACTTGGTGATTCGCTAGAAAACCATACAAATTTATATTATCCAGAGCCAAAGCCAGTTGAGGTAAGTATTAATGGTCCCTATAGATCGGGTGAGGATCCAAGTTTTAATGTAATAAGGGAAGTTAGAAAAAGTGGCAATTATTATTTGGTATGTATAGAAGAAAATCATAATGATCCAAGGATTTTTCGTCAAGAAATAGACGGAAGATGGATTGAAGTTCAAGGTACTGAAAAGCTAAGAGTCCTGGACTACTCTTGA
- a CDS encoding GNAT family N-acetyltransferase, with protein MDQLLQHLQRVGVHNLKNDRVIMLEILENKLHLASEIDVLINELLDKLHSSCLKKIMLECPKMLLDSLNRTRSKMEIIGERVVYKRSLMTSLNVSIPDYEVWSISDNNSVSFLSEVMGISFIDAEKFLTGMSIELPSQVKEMFTVYKVNKEPVGVVFPHIEPNTDKEGRIFWIGMHPNFLGSGFGRNLHAIGLYRLKNEFKAISYLGMTQVDNIPMRNIMVLNGCIQNENTVISLQYSV; from the coding sequence GTGGATCAATTGCTTCAACATTTACAAAGAGTTGGCGTACATAACCTAAAAAATGATCGTGTAATTATGTTAGAAATTTTAGAGAATAAACTTCATCTTGCTTCTGAAATAGATGTGCTTATAAATGAACTTTTAGATAAATTACATAGTAGTTGTCTGAAAAAAATTATGTTGGAGTGCCCTAAAATGCTTTTAGATAGCTTAAATCGTACAAGGTCTAAAATGGAAATCATTGGTGAAAGGGTTGTATACAAGAGATCTTTAATGACATCATTAAATGTTTCGATACCAGATTATGAAGTATGGTCAATTTCTGATAATAACTCTGTCTCTTTTCTATCTGAAGTGATGGGTATAAGTTTTATTGATGCAGAGAAGTTTTTAACGGGAATGAGCATTGAACTCCCATCACAAGTTAAGGAAATGTTTACAGTATATAAAGTTAATAAAGAGCCTGTTGGTGTAGTTTTTCCACATATAGAACCAAATACAGATAAGGAAGGACGCATTTTTTGGATAGGCATGCATCCTAATTTTCTGGGGTCAGGTTTTGGAAGGAACTTACATGCAATTGGATTATACAGATTGAAAAACGAATTTAAAGCTATCTCTTATTTAGGAATGACTCAAGTCGACAATATTCCAATGAGAAATATTATGGTTTTAAACGGATGCATTCAAAATGAAAATACAGTAATTTCTTTACAATACTCTGTTTAG
- the yiaA gene encoding inner membrane protein YiaA: protein MSNDHEVLVDKEKRNDLKVKEERKEGEPTPAFKGASWAALLVGVASYLIGLFNATMELNEKGFYFAVLVFGLYSAISLQKAVRDKDEGVPVTTIYYGLSWFALIVSISLMAIGLYNAGSVVLSEKGFFGMAFVLSLFAAITVQKNIRDTQRAREKG from the coding sequence ATGTCCAATGATCATGAAGTTTTAGTAGATAAAGAAAAACGAAATGATTTAAAAGTGAAAGAAGAACGGAAAGAAGGAGAACCAACTCCTGCCTTCAAAGGGGCTTCGTGGGCAGCGCTATTAGTAGGTGTTGCGTCGTATCTTATAGGCTTGTTTAACGCAACTATGGAATTGAATGAAAAAGGATTTTACTTTGCAGTTTTAGTGTTCGGACTGTATTCGGCGATATCTTTACAAAAAGCAGTTAGAGATAAAGATGAGGGCGTACCAGTTACTACTATTTATTATGGTCTTAGTTGGTTCGCACTTATTGTATCTATTTCATTAATGGCCATCGGTTTATACAATGCAGGAAGTGTAGTTTTAAGCGAAAAAGGCTTTTTTGGTATGGCATTTGTTCTTAGTTTATTTGCAGCTATAACGGTTCAAAAGAATATAAGAGATACACAGCGGGCAAGAGAAAAAGGTTGA
- a CDS encoding TetR/AcrR family transcriptional regulator, with amino-acid sequence MARGKKVFSEEDKTLIKSKLKDECMAFWISPGYKETSIGALCKKAEISTGTFYNLYSSKEELFFEVLYDIQDTIYENFIERIEQCPEKSGFETAIIQLYYEYESKPFLYDVKTTDFTSFYSKLSEEMKEKLIFDSSELFRTAIKRANLKLKVSENLAFSTFTVLLSSIASKEGISQNCDHLAAFQFMTKQLVASIFE; translated from the coding sequence ATGGCAAGGGGCAAAAAAGTTTTTTCAGAAGAAGATAAAACTCTGATTAAAAGTAAATTGAAAGATGAGTGTATGGCATTTTGGATTTCTCCGGGTTATAAAGAAACAAGCATTGGCGCATTGTGTAAGAAAGCAGAAATATCTACAGGTACTTTTTATAATTTATATTCAAGTAAGGAAGAACTTTTTTTTGAAGTTCTGTATGACATTCAAGATACTATTTATGAAAATTTCATTGAGCGAATTGAACAATGCCCTGAAAAGTCCGGCTTTGAAACAGCAATAATCCAGCTTTACTATGAATACGAAAGCAAACCATTTCTTTATGACGTGAAAACGACTGATTTCACATCATTTTATAGTAAACTTTCGGAGGAAATGAAAGAAAAACTAATATTTGATAGTAGTGAACTTTTTCGTACAGCAATCAAACGAGCAAATCTCAAATTGAAAGTTTCTGAAAATTTAGCCTTTTCTACCTTCACCGTCCTTCTTTCAAGCATTGCAAGTAAAGAAGGAATTTCACAAAACTGTGATCACTTAGCCGCATTTCAATTTATGACGAAGCAGTTGGTAGCAAGCATCTTTGAGTAG
- a CDS encoding M20 metallopeptidase family protein, which produces MAIETLTNELTGLFDEIVENRRFLHRNPELSFQEEKTSRFIADTLKSYGISVQENVGDKGVVGFIQGKEPGKTIAFRADFDALPIEDQKEVTYKSTVPGVMHACGHDGHTATLLAMAKVLQKHKDSFHGTAKFIFQPAEEKPPGGAKFMIEDGVLDDVDYVFGAHLATDLPIGKLSTASNAIMASVDAFTIKIFGKGGHGARPHETKDSIIAATQLVQHLQQIVSRRINPTEAAFVTVGSIHAGNACNCRLYFVRLYLA; this is translated from the coding sequence ATGGCTATTGAAACACTTACCAATGAGTTGACGGGTTTATTTGACGAGATCGTAGAAAATCGTCGCTTTTTACATCGAAACCCAGAGCTTTCTTTTCAAGAAGAAAAAACATCTCGCTTTATAGCAGATACATTAAAAAGCTATGGAATTTCTGTACAAGAAAATGTTGGTGATAAAGGTGTAGTCGGATTTATTCAAGGTAAAGAACCGGGAAAAACGATAGCATTTCGAGCAGATTTTGATGCATTACCAATCGAAGATCAAAAAGAAGTTACATATAAATCCACAGTGCCTGGCGTTATGCATGCCTGTGGACATGATGGACATACAGCCACCTTACTCGCTATGGCAAAAGTTCTTCAAAAACATAAGGACAGTTTTCATGGAACCGCTAAATTTATTTTCCAGCCAGCCGAAGAAAAGCCACCAGGTGGGGCGAAATTTATGATTGAAGACGGGGTTTTAGATGATGTGGATTATGTGTTCGGTGCACATTTAGCGACAGATCTTCCCATTGGCAAGCTGTCAACCGCTTCAAATGCAATAATGGCCTCAGTTGATGCTTTTACAATTAAAATCTTTGGTAAGGGCGGTCATGGAGCTCGACCACATGAAACGAAAGACTCCATTATTGCGGCAACTCAACTAGTTCAACATCTACAACAAATTGTTAGTCGTCGTATTAATCCAACTGAAGCGGCCTTTGTCACAGTTGGAAGTATTCATGCTGGGAATGCATGTAATTGCAGACTCTATTTTGTTCGATTGTACCTGGCGTAA
- a CDS encoding dihydrofolate reductase family protein: MSREVVLYIAASLDGFIAKEDNDLQWLTDTEGEGDAGYAEMYQSIDTTIMGKKTYDYILKNSESFPYPEKKCYVFSNSEKGSDEYVEFVHEDVVEFTRKLKEQEGSKIWMVGGAGILDAFIKQNLIDEYIITVTPHILGSGIPLFKEKSPQIDLILIDTRRYGQFVQLHYKVNQTKK, from the coding sequence ATGTCACGTGAAGTAGTTTTATACATTGCTGCAAGCCTAGATGGTTTTATTGCTAAGGAAGATAATGACTTACAATGGTTAACTGACACAGAAGGGGAGGGGGATGCAGGATATGCAGAAATGTATCAATCTATTGATACAACGATAATGGGGAAAAAGACTTATGATTATATATTGAAAAACTCAGAATCATTTCCGTATCCTGAAAAAAAATGCTACGTCTTCAGCAATTCTGAAAAAGGGTCAGATGAATATGTGGAATTTGTCCATGAAGATGTAGTAGAGTTTACGAGAAAGCTAAAAGAACAAGAGGGTTCTAAAATATGGATGGTTGGTGGAGCGGGTATACTCGATGCTTTTATCAAACAAAATTTAATTGACGAGTATATTATTACGGTCACACCTCATATTTTAGGCTCGGGTATCCCTTTGTTTAAAGAAAAAAGTCCACAAATAGATTTAATTTTAATTGATACAAGACGGTATGGGCAGTTTGTACAACTGCATTATAAGGTGAATCAAACTAAGAAATAG
- a CDS encoding MDR family MFS transporter, producing MNLHLQNVKRTPIMVALMTGAFVATLNETLLGNALPVLMNEFQVGATTIQWLTAAYLLVVGALIPVTALIQQWFTTRQLFFISMITFLIGTIVAALAPTFMLLLVGRVVQAIGTGLIIPLLMNTLLMIYPAEKRGSIMGILFLIFTFAPAIGPTLSGIVIEALDWRWLFYIVIPITLLSFIIGYFYLVNVTELTKSKVDILSIILSTLGFGGVVYGFSATGNGGWSDPQVYWPIVIGSLALILFVVRQLRISNPILELRTFKFPMFSLSIILLIIVMMSMFATTTLLPMFMQSVLLVTAFQSGLTMLPGSVVNGLMSPITGKLFDRFGARIIIIPGLLIVSIALYLFTRFTLESTTLQITITHCLLMIGVALVLVPVQTYGLNQITSEYYPHGSAIFSTLQQVAGAIGTSLFIATMSARSRSHLAQSTDSNDVTQQLTASVAGYSDTFMLGFIISIIAVVVSLFIRKKQVN from the coding sequence ATGAACTTACATTTACAAAATGTAAAACGAACACCAATCATGGTCGCCCTTATGACGGGGGCATTCGTAGCAACATTAAACGAAACATTGCTAGGCAATGCCTTGCCTGTGCTAATGAATGAATTCCAGGTCGGGGCAACTACAATACAATGGCTAACTGCGGCTTACCTGCTCGTCGTTGGCGCACTTATTCCTGTAACAGCTTTAATTCAACAATGGTTTACTACAAGACAACTATTTTTCATTTCTATGATTACCTTTTTAATTGGCACGATTGTCGCTGCATTAGCACCTACTTTTATGCTGCTACTAGTTGGTCGAGTGGTTCAAGCCATTGGTACGGGATTAATCATTCCACTACTGATGAATACGTTGTTAATGATTTACCCTGCTGAAAAACGAGGTTCCATTATGGGCATACTCTTTTTAATATTTACATTTGCCCCTGCTATTGGACCTACACTTTCAGGAATTGTAATAGAAGCATTGGATTGGCGCTGGCTATTTTATATCGTTATTCCTATTACACTTCTTTCCTTTATTATAGGGTATTTTTATCTTGTCAATGTAACAGAGCTCACAAAATCCAAAGTTGATATTCTTTCCATTATTTTATCGACATTAGGTTTTGGAGGTGTAGTGTATGGTTTTAGTGCTACAGGCAACGGTGGTTGGTCTGACCCGCAAGTTTATTGGCCAATTGTTATTGGTAGCCTGGCATTAATCTTATTCGTAGTTCGCCAACTGCGTATTTCAAACCCCATTTTGGAATTACGTACATTCAAGTTTCCGATGTTCTCTCTCTCGATTATTCTATTAATTATTGTAATGATGTCGATGTTTGCAACAACCACCCTACTACCAATGTTTATGCAAAGCGTGTTGCTAGTAACAGCTTTTCAGTCAGGTCTCACTATGCTACCCGGAAGTGTCGTCAACGGATTAATGTCGCCTATTACAGGAAAACTATTTGATAGATTTGGCGCTAGAATCATTATTATTCCAGGTCTATTGATCGTCAGTATTGCGTTGTATCTCTTTACCAGATTTACACTTGAATCGACGACCTTGCAAATCACTATAACTCATTGCTTGTTAATGATAGGAGTGGCGCTCGTTCTTGTTCCCGTCCAAACATATGGTCTGAATCAAATTACGTCGGAATACTATCCACATGGATCTGCCATTTTTAGTACATTGCAGCAAGTTGCCGGAGCGATTGGCACATCCTTGTTTATCGCTACTATGTCAGCGCGGTCCCGTAGTCATTTGGCACAGTCTACTGATTCAAATGATGTAACTCAACAATTAACAGCATCTGTTGCAGGTTATAGCGACACGTTCATGTTAGGCTTTATCATTTCTATCATTGCCGTAGTAGTGTCTCTGTTTATTAGAAAAAAACAAGTAAATTGA
- a CDS encoding TetR/AcrR family transcriptional regulator, with protein MDLRKRRSMQLLWKALFDLMTEKKILFSKLTVDQICEKAMVHRSTFYKHFDDKFKLLEYGLNEIMEGYWEIPLDKRILQPFYWSDEFFEDSETHKLVSAQQGDELFFDCMTTYSMRLLKKDSLKFIQHSKTIDIPHDLLAEFHVATMVALSEWWRKNPNLVSLEQLDEYFHTLVNGNIFDVEEKKNEIL; from the coding sequence ATGGATTTGAGGAAACGTCGCTCCATGCAATTGTTATGGAAAGCCCTGTTTGATCTCATGACGGAAAAAAAGATATTGTTTTCTAAATTGACAGTCGATCAAATTTGCGAAAAGGCAATGGTTCATCGTTCCACGTTTTATAAGCATTTCGATGATAAATTTAAATTGCTAGAGTACGGACTAAATGAAATTATGGAGGGATATTGGGAAATTCCATTGGACAAAAGAATTTTACAACCATTTTATTGGTCCGATGAATTTTTTGAAGACTCAGAGACGCATAAGTTAGTTTCTGCACAACAAGGTGATGAACTTTTCTTTGATTGTATGACGACTTACTCTATGCGGTTATTAAAAAAAGACTCATTAAAATTTATCCAACATTCTAAAACCATAGATATTCCGCATGATTTGTTAGCTGAATTTCATGTGGCTACAATGGTTGCTTTAAGTGAATGGTGGCGTAAAAATCCGAATCTAGTAAGCTTAGAGCAGCTAGATGAATATTTTCATACATTAGTGAATGGCAATATTTTTGATGTTGAAGAAAAAAAGAATGAAATACTTTAA
- a CDS encoding DUF2087 domain-containing protein — protein MNVSDLTIEELSKGYVKAGDAYECIFCKESFDAEEVFKINDRFFTAKKAIQRHIENEHISVFEALLQLDKKDTGLSDIQTELLKLFATGAPDKEIVNSTSANSISTIRQHRFKLKEKEKQAKVFLAIMQALETTKVYEPIHKGATQVDERYAITVEEKEKVLATYFKNGLDGPIESFPSKEKRKIILLQHIVTKFAVGRKYSEKEVNAILKPIYIDYVSIRRYLIEYGFLDRSDDCITYWVKEV, from the coding sequence GTGAATGTAAGTGATTTGACAATAGAGGAATTATCGAAGGGGTATGTAAAAGCAGGCGATGCATATGAATGTATATTTTGTAAAGAATCATTTGATGCCGAAGAAGTATTCAAAATAAATGATCGTTTTTTTACGGCTAAAAAAGCTATACAACGCCATATCGAAAATGAACATATCTCTGTGTTTGAAGCGTTACTTCAATTAGATAAGAAGGATACAGGGCTATCAGATATCCAAACCGAATTGCTAAAGCTATTTGCAACAGGGGCGCCAGATAAGGAAATTGTTAATAGCACTTCTGCAAATAGCATTTCAACAATTCGACAACATCGATTTAAATTGAAAGAAAAAGAAAAACAAGCAAAAGTTTTTCTGGCAATTATGCAAGCTTTAGAAACAACAAAAGTATATGAACCAATTCATAAGGGGGCAACACAGGTGGATGAGCGTTATGCGATTACAGTAGAAGAGAAAGAAAAAGTACTAGCAACGTATTTTAAAAATGGCTTAGATGGTCCTATTGAAAGCTTTCCGAGTAAGGAAAAACGAAAAATAATTTTACTGCAACATATTGTCACGAAGTTTGCGGTAGGGCGTAAATATAGCGAAAAAGAAGTAAATGCTATTTTAAAGCCTATATATATCGATTATGTTTCAATTAGAAGATACTTAATTGAATATGGTTTTCTAGATCGAAGTGACGATTGTATAACTTATTGGGTGAAAGAAGTTTAA